Proteins encoded in a region of the Ranitomeya imitator isolate aRanImi1 chromosome 9, aRanImi1.pri, whole genome shotgun sequence genome:
- the DPP3 gene encoding dipeptidyl peptidase 3, which yields MAATSQYVLPNDLPVALLDCEEAFSLLSAEEKLYTHYLSRASFYGGLIVLFQTSPESPAIYILLNRLFRAQEPSVLHGVAQAQGMTDEDYQALLVYTAGFFANMGNYKSFGDTKFVPNVPKEKLEKLLRASEAFTKDPEGMEALWKMVEGGMYSLEPQEKQLGLGDHGISTYFSANCTLEDAELIQKFLDSKSLSAYNTRLFKTEDDGGRTKYEVRLASVSKEGSEDVSSDLSKLLGQFEFEGHEIQVTRGDYSPLLLRVRENLEKAKVYASNENQRKMLEEYGRSFQEGSIQAHKEGSKYWVQDKGPIVESYIGFIESYRDPFGSRGEFEGFVAVVNKLVSARFAQLVSAAERLVASLPWPSTYEKDTFLRPDFTSLDVVTFSGSGIPAGINIPNYDDIRQSVGFKNVSLGNVLSVGYATERDKLTFLSEEDKDVFIKCRGPSFEVQVGLHELLGHGSGKLFVQDEKGTFNFDKENIINPETGEQVRSWYKPGETWDSKFSTIASSYEECRAECVGLYLCVSEEVLRIFGHESQEAQDVLYVNWLNMVRAGLLGLEYYTPETGKWRQAHMQARFVILRVLLEAGENFVTVAQKTGSDGRPDAQVSLDRSKIMSVGRPAIQRFLQKLQVYKSTADVDRARDMYDGYSKVTEEEHKFLTLRDIVILRKEERKLFVQINTRITGDDVEVLRYDSSPSGLILSVLQRFYNDEEELEKDMLELSCADASFWDKQCSR from the exons ATGGCCGCCACGTCTCAGTACGTCCTCCCCAATGACCTTCCCGTTGCTTTACTTGATTGTGAAGAGGCCTTTTCACTTCTATCGGCGGAGGAGAAGCTTTACACCCATTATTTGTCTCGAGCATCATTTTACGGAGGACTGATCGTTCTCTTCCAGACCTCGCCTGAATCTCCAGCCATATACATTCTGCTTAACAGGCTCTTCCGGGCGCAGGAGCCCTCTGTGCTGCATGGAGTGGCCCAGGCCCAGGGGATGACCGATGAGGACTACCAG GCCCTCCTAGTTTACACTGCTGGATTTTTTGCCAATATGGGAAACTACAAATCCTTTGGAGATACAAAGTTTGTTCCTAATGTTCCTAAG GAGAAGCTGGAGAAGCTGCTGCGCGCAAGTGAGGCCTTCACTAAAGATCCAGAAGGGATGGAAGCCCTGTGGAAGATGGTGGAAGGCGGCATGTACTCACTGGAGCCGCAGGAGAAACAGCTGGGCCTAGGGGACCAT GGGATTAGCACTTATTTTTCTGCAAATTGCACATTGGAAGATGCCGAACTGATTCAGAAGTTCCTCGACTCAAAG AGCCTTAGTGCCTACAACACGCGACTATTCAAAACTGAGGACGACGGTGGCAGAACCAAGTATGAAGTTCGTCTGGCATCGGTCAGCAAAGAAG GATCTGAGGATGTATCGTCTGATCTGTCAAAGCTCTTGGGACAATTTGAGTTTGAAGGCCACGAAATACAAGTCACAAGGGGGGATTACTCTCCCTTACTACTCAGGGTGAGGGAAAACCTGGAGAAAGCCAAG GTCTACGCTTCCAATGAAAACCAAAGGAAAATGCTGGAGGAGTATGGACGCAGCTTTCAGGAAGGGTCCATCCAAGCTCATAAAGAGGGCTCCAAATACTGGGTGCAGGACAAAGGACCAATAGTGGAGAG CTACATTGGATTCATTGAAAGTTATAGAGACCCTTTTGGTTCCCGTGGAGAATTTGAAG GCTTTGTGGCTGTGGTTAACAAGCTAGTGAGTGCTCGCTTTGCTCAGCTAGTCTCTGCAGCAGAACGGCTAGTTGCATCGCTTCCATGGCCGTCTACGTATGAGAAGGACACTTTCCTCCGGCCTGACTTCACCTCATTGGATGTAGTTACATTTAGTGGCAGTGGCATCCCTGCTGGCATCAACATCCCAAACT ATGATGACATCAGACAGAGCGTTGGATTTAAGAATGTTTCATTGGGGAATGTTTTATCGGTCGGTTATGCGACGGAGCGCGATAAGCTGACCTTCCTATCCGAAGAAGACAAg GACGTCTTTATAAAGTGTCGGGGCCCATCTTTTGAAGTTCAGGTCGGCCTACACGAGTTATTGGGACACGGCAGTGGAAAGCTTTTCGTCCAG GATGAGAAAGGAACATTCAATTTTGACAAAGAAAATATTATCAACCCGGAGACTGGGGAGCAA GTGAGAAGCTGGTATAAGCCTGGAGAAACTTGGGACAGTAAATTCTCCACCATCGCCTCTTCCTACGAGGAGTGCCGAGCGGAGTGTGTCGGGCTCTATCTATGCGTCAGTGAGGAGGTGTTACG GATTTTTGGCCATGAATCTCAGGAAGCACAAGATGTTTTGTATGTGAATTGGCTGAACATGGTCCGGGCTGGATTGTTGGGACTGGAGTACTATACACCAGAGACTGGCAAATGGAGACAG GCTCATATGCAAGCTCGCTTTGTCATTCTCCGTGTGCTCCTGGAAGCCGGGGAGAATTTTGTCACCGTCGCACAGAAAACTGGATCTGACGGCCGTCCTGATGCACAAGTATCACTAGACAGGAGCAAGATCATGAGCGTGGGCCGACCGGCCATCCAGCGATTCCTGCAGAAATTGCAG GTCTATAAATCTACGGCAGATGTAGACCGGGCCCGGGACATGTATGATGGATACTCTAAAGTTACAGAAGAAGAACACAAGTTTCTCACCCTGCGAGACATCGTAATACTGAGAAAGGAGGAGCGTAAATTGTTTGTACAGATCAACACTCGGATTACAG